Proteins from a single region of Vulgatibacter sp.:
- a CDS encoding MYXO-CTERM sorting domain-containing protein produces MLDVMREGTTMRTSRLAIAACLLLPATAQAGEMPYYEAFVVEADPADTTPPATPRVELLEVKRGVGPRDEGCGTTISSTDDFGSVRLELGEAGGDEVVGYRFLPIDGSVPFGSAYAGPVVVREPVVYLGWIDGAQDDQEPLDFTLHVVAVDRAGNESEPVAIHVRDPGRSEGGCSVGGAGSGGLLLAGVALLLRRSKKGRNG; encoded by the coding sequence ATGCTCGACGTGATGCGGGAGGGGACGACGATGCGCACCAGCCGATTGGCGATCGCCGCGTGTTTGCTGCTGCCTGCCACGGCGCAGGCCGGGGAGATGCCCTACTACGAGGCCTTCGTCGTCGAGGCGGACCCCGCCGACACCACCCCGCCGGCGACGCCCCGGGTCGAGCTGCTCGAGGTGAAGCGCGGCGTGGGGCCGCGGGACGAGGGCTGCGGCACGACCATTTCGAGCACCGACGACTTCGGCTCGGTGCGCCTGGAGCTCGGGGAGGCGGGGGGCGACGAGGTGGTGGGCTACCGTTTCCTGCCCATCGACGGTTCCGTGCCCTTCGGCAGCGCGTACGCAGGGCCCGTGGTGGTGCGGGAGCCGGTGGTCTACCTCGGCTGGATCGACGGCGCGCAGGACGATCAGGAGCCGCTCGACTTCACCTTGCACGTGGTCGCGGTCGATCGCGCCGGCAACGAGAGCGAGCCGGTGGCGATCCACGTGCGCGATCCGGGCCGTAGCGAGGGCGGTTGCTCGGTGGGCGGGGCTGGATCGGGCGGTCTGCTGCTCGCTGGCGTGGCGCTGCTGCTGCGCCGCAGCAAGAAGGGACGGAACGGATGA
- a CDS encoding SDR family oxidoreductase, producing the protein MQLSNLKVIVTGGAQGMGAHFAIRLAEAGAKVAVGDVNEAGLAELPKQNIFTRRLDVANEEDVISFVAWAHEQMGGLNGLINNAGVLRDGLLVKKDRATGAISKLSKANWDMVIGVNLTGATMMVREVVAKMLETESRPGVIVNLSSAARHGNRGQSNYSAAKAALATNTVTWSKEFAPYGIRVGAVAPGMVETPMTAGMNEKAREAMIKMIPVGRTGQPEDIWQAVKFVLECDYFNGRTIDVDGGLSL; encoded by the coding sequence ATGCAGCTCTCCAATCTGAAGGTCATCGTCACCGGCGGCGCCCAGGGCATGGGCGCGCACTTCGCCATCCGCCTCGCCGAGGCCGGCGCGAAGGTGGCAGTCGGCGACGTGAACGAGGCAGGCCTCGCCGAGCTCCCGAAGCAGAACATCTTCACCCGGCGCCTCGACGTGGCGAACGAGGAGGACGTGATCTCCTTCGTCGCCTGGGCGCACGAGCAGATGGGCGGCCTCAACGGCCTGATCAACAACGCCGGCGTGCTCCGCGACGGCCTGCTGGTGAAGAAGGACCGGGCCACCGGCGCGATCTCCAAGCTGAGCAAGGCCAACTGGGACATGGTGATCGGCGTCAACCTCACCGGCGCGACGATGATGGTCCGCGAGGTGGTGGCGAAGATGCTCGAGACCGAGAGCCGCCCCGGCGTGATCGTGAACCTCTCGTCCGCAGCCCGCCACGGCAACCGCGGCCAGTCGAACTACAGCGCGGCCAAGGCGGCGCTCGCCACCAACACCGTGACCTGGTCGAAGGAGTTCGCTCCCTACGGGATCCGCGTCGGCGCGGTGGCCCCGGGCATGGTCGAGACCCCGATGACCGCCGGCATGAACGAGAAGGCCCGCGAGGCGATGATCAAGATGATCCCCGTGGGCCGCACCGGGCAGCCCGAGGACATCTGGCAGGCGGTGAAGTTCGTGCTCGAGTGCGACTACTTCAACGGCCGCACCATCGACGTGGACGGCGGCCTCTCGCTCTGA
- a CDS encoding NAD(P)/FAD-dependent oxidoreductase produces the protein MRHVLVVGGGFGGLIAAKELGKLPVEVTLVDRANYHLFQPLLYQVAMAGLSPSDIAVPIRSILHRQKNVQVLLDEVTGVDLAKRRIHLKAGRDKSFDTLILAAGARTNFFGHDEWSRYALGLKDLDEAVEIRRRVLLAFEAAEREPDPVRRKDLLRFVVIGGGPTGVELAGSLSELARFVLSRDFRVVCPADAEVTLLEAGPRILPPFEPALSDKAVEQLHELGVKVRTGAMVTKVDEAGVHLGDELLPASTVLWGAGVVARPLAQSLGVELDRAGRVIVGEDCAVPGHPDVFVIGDMAHFRGADGKPLPGLAPVAMQQARLVAANVRRDLEGKPRAPFRYRDKGMMATIGRSRAVAEKGRLRFSGFLAWMAWLVVHLWFLVGFRNRFLVFYNWAYGYFTYRRGARLITGRRLEAGVPDRLVAPSEVEMEAEMRAGREPPVEAAADRSQVRH, from the coding sequence ATGCGCCACGTACTCGTCGTCGGAGGCGGATTCGGCGGGCTCATCGCCGCGAAGGAGCTGGGCAAGCTGCCGGTGGAGGTGACGCTCGTCGACCGGGCGAACTACCACCTCTTCCAGCCGCTGCTCTACCAGGTGGCGATGGCGGGCCTCTCCCCTTCGGACATCGCCGTCCCGATCCGCTCGATCCTCCACCGGCAGAAGAACGTGCAGGTGCTCCTCGACGAGGTCACCGGCGTGGACCTCGCGAAACGGCGCATCCACCTCAAGGCGGGCCGCGACAAGAGCTTCGACACCCTGATCCTCGCGGCGGGCGCCCGGACCAACTTCTTCGGCCACGACGAATGGTCCCGCTACGCCCTCGGCCTCAAGGATCTCGACGAGGCGGTCGAGATCCGGCGCCGCGTTCTCCTCGCCTTCGAGGCGGCGGAGCGCGAGCCCGATCCGGTGCGCCGCAAGGATCTGCTGCGCTTCGTGGTCATCGGCGGCGGCCCCACCGGCGTGGAGCTGGCCGGCTCGCTCTCCGAGCTGGCGCGCTTCGTCCTCTCGCGCGATTTCCGCGTGGTCTGTCCGGCGGACGCGGAGGTGACGCTGCTGGAGGCGGGGCCGCGGATCCTCCCGCCCTTCGAGCCGGCGCTCTCCGATAAGGCGGTGGAGCAGCTCCACGAGCTCGGGGTGAAGGTCCGCACCGGGGCGATGGTGACGAAGGTGGACGAGGCGGGGGTGCACCTCGGCGACGAGCTCCTTCCTGCCTCGACGGTGCTCTGGGGCGCAGGCGTGGTGGCCCGGCCGCTGGCACAATCGCTGGGGGTCGAGCTCGACCGCGCCGGCCGCGTGATCGTCGGCGAGGATTGCGCGGTGCCCGGCCACCCCGACGTCTTCGTCATCGGCGACATGGCCCATTTCCGCGGGGCGGACGGCAAGCCGCTGCCCGGCCTCGCGCCGGTGGCGATGCAGCAGGCGCGCCTCGTCGCCGCGAACGTGCGCCGCGATCTCGAGGGCAAGCCGCGCGCGCCCTTCCGCTACCGGGACAAGGGGATGATGGCGACCATCGGCCGCTCCCGCGCGGTGGCGGAGAAGGGCCGCCTGCGCTTCAGCGGCTTCCTCGCCTGGATGGCGTGGCTGGTGGTCCACCTCTGGTTCCTGGTCGGCTTCCGGAACCGCTTCCTCGTCTTCTACAACTGGGCCTACGGCTATTTCACCTACCGCCGCGGCGCCCGCCTGATCACCGGCAGGCGCCTCGAGGCCGGGGTGCCGGATCGGCTGGTGGCGCCCTCGGAGGTGGAGATGGAGGCGGAGATGCGGGCGGGACGGGAGCCGCCGGTGGAGGCGGCCGCCGACAGATCGCAGGTCCGGCACTGA